In Actinomycetota bacterium, the following are encoded in one genomic region:
- a CDS encoding plastocyanin/azurin family copper-binding protein, whose product MRLKVALIAALASILLGPSPVQAEDVSVISTVPGAIFHGYASPVTVVTPGAAFHYLNFDIFQHDVVSRESGPDTQPWCKPPAPCPLLHSELIGPGEQTEVQGTENLEPGKRYSIFCTLHPSMKGTIVVP is encoded by the coding sequence ATGAGGTTGAAGGTCGCCCTGATCGCCGCGCTTGCCTCTATCCTCCTCGGTCCGTCACCGGTCCAGGCCGAGGACGTCTCTGTGATCTCTACGGTGCCCGGGGCGATCTTCCACGGATACGCCTCCCCTGTGACGGTCGTGACGCCGGGAGCCGCGTTCCATTACCTGAACTTCGACATCTTCCAGCATGACGTCGTATCGAGGGAGTCAGGTCCGGATACGCAGCCTTGGTGTAAGCCCCCAGCGCCGTGCCCTCTGCTGCACAGCGAGTTGATCGGGCCGGGGGAGCAGACGGAGGTTCAAGGCACCGAGAACCTCGAGCCTGGGAAACGGTATTCGATCTTCTGCACGCTCCACCCGTCCATGAAGGGGACGATCGTCGTCCCCTGA
- a CDS encoding carboxymuconolactone decarboxylase family protein yields the protein MAVHAEGQAFLEEMIRKRGYVQDFHRILAEHDLEFLKAYESLLEASYLKPRRLARLTKEFVYVGVLAAIGANRDHLRAHMLAAAQEGATSGDILEVLELTLPTAGVARFVDAVGVWHEAFEA from the coding sequence GTGGCGGTGCACGCCGAGGGGCAGGCGTTCCTGGAGGAGATGATCCGCAAGCGTGGCTACGTGCAGGACTTCCATCGGATCCTCGCCGAGCACGACCTTGAGTTCCTGAAGGCCTACGAGAGCCTCCTGGAGGCGTCCTACCTCAAGCCGCGGCGGCTCGCGCGCCTCACGAAGGAGTTCGTCTACGTCGGGGTCCTGGCGGCCATCGGCGCCAACCGGGACCACCTCCGCGCGCACATGCTCGCCGCGGCTCAGGAGGGAGCGACCTCCGGGGACATCCTCGAGGTCCTCGAGCTGACCCTGCCCACGGCCGGGGTCGCCCGTTTCGTCGACGCGGTCGGCGTCTGGCACGAGGCGTTCGAGGCATGA
- a CDS encoding alpha/beta fold hydrolase: MPGPPAEDFLSVASAVPCAISADGTAVLALVSDGEGGRLVWISRASGVSTDGPPFEDVVRAVRLGPNDDLLVERATADGLQLVLWRDGSGDTVVDASDRYHGGAVPDPDGTAVAYARTGSRHNLEVWVVDLATRDRRCLVSADGRWVPLSFSPDGVLLAVGRLTGRASENELALLDLRTAGSWDVSQPGSRSWWGAPEWLPDSSGFYVSTDHDVEFRGIAHYDITTRSWRFELSVDWDLRCHASPDGRMLIVSSNREGETRLEAYPTATMRAARTLDLPAGSTSRAGLFTQDATAYIHPVASDTDPGSIWEHDLATGEGRIIFSPLADHPTCLGAETHRFRTFDGLWVPVVLYRPEGGTDRCPVVVLLHQAPEGQWLRTYNPLAQFLVSRGFAVAAPNLRGSTGYGKRYHSLDDNRKRLQPIGDLAHLVVWLRDQDGVDASRVSLFGTSYGGHQALTALANYPKLFSAAVVISPILDLSRFVAAAPPERRGWLEREFGRLDIYGEVLARLAPAATAETILGRVLVAHAEDDPVVPIGEIESFVGRMDGARLMRFQEGGHGLGDAVARAAVMESAVEVFAGGSAEGARWPVTAASST; this comes from the coding sequence ATGCCCGGCCCCCCTGCTGAGGACTTCCTGAGCGTCGCGTCCGCGGTCCCGTGCGCGATCTCCGCGGACGGGACCGCGGTGCTGGCGCTGGTCTCGGACGGCGAGGGAGGCCGGCTCGTCTGGATCAGCCGCGCTTCCGGCGTCTCGACCGACGGACCCCCGTTCGAGGATGTGGTTCGGGCGGTGCGGCTCGGGCCGAACGACGACCTGCTCGTCGAGCGCGCGACCGCAGACGGCCTCCAGCTAGTGCTCTGGCGTGATGGGTCGGGGGATACGGTCGTCGACGCCTCCGACCGCTACCACGGGGGCGCCGTTCCGGATCCTGATGGGACGGCAGTGGCGTACGCCCGGACCGGCTCCCGGCACAACCTCGAGGTGTGGGTCGTGGACCTGGCGACGCGCGACCGGCGTTGTCTCGTGTCGGCGGACGGGCGATGGGTGCCGCTTTCGTTCTCCCCGGATGGCGTCCTGCTCGCCGTTGGCCGCTTGACGGGCCGTGCCAGCGAGAACGAGCTCGCGCTCCTCGACCTGCGAACGGCTGGGTCGTGGGACGTCTCTCAGCCCGGGTCGCGGTCGTGGTGGGGGGCTCCGGAATGGCTCCCCGACTCCTCCGGGTTCTACGTCTCTACCGACCACGACGTGGAGTTCCGCGGGATCGCCCACTACGACATCACGACCAGGTCCTGGCGGTTCGAGTTGTCGGTCGACTGGGACCTCCGGTGCCACGCCTCCCCCGACGGGAGGATGTTGATCGTGTCCTCCAACCGGGAGGGCGAGACGCGGCTCGAGGCCTACCCGACGGCGACCATGCGCGCGGCCCGGACCCTCGACCTACCAGCTGGTTCGACGAGCCGCGCAGGATTGTTCACGCAGGACGCGACGGCGTACATCCACCCGGTGGCGTCGGACACCGATCCCGGTTCGATCTGGGAACACGACCTGGCGACGGGTGAGGGGCGGATCATCTTCTCGCCGCTGGCTGACCACCCGACGTGCTTGGGGGCCGAGACCCACAGGTTCCGCACGTTCGACGGGCTGTGGGTGCCGGTCGTCCTGTACCGACCTGAGGGCGGGACGGATCGATGTCCGGTCGTGGTCCTCCTGCATCAGGCACCCGAGGGCCAATGGTTGCGTACCTACAACCCGCTGGCCCAGTTCCTGGTGTCCCGCGGCTTCGCGGTCGCCGCACCCAACCTGCGTGGCTCGACCGGGTACGGAAAGAGGTATCACTCCCTGGATGACAACCGGAAGCGTCTGCAGCCGATCGGCGACCTCGCCCACCTGGTGGTGTGGCTGCGCGACCAGGATGGCGTCGACGCCTCCCGGGTCTCCCTCTTCGGAACCAGTTACGGCGGCCACCAAGCGCTGACGGCCCTCGCCAACTACCCCAAGCTCTTCTCCGCGGCGGTCGTGATCTCACCGATCCTGGACCTGTCGCGCTTCGTCGCCGCGGCGCCACCCGAGCGGCGCGGATGGCTCGAGCGCGAGTTCGGGCGGCTGGACATCTATGGGGAGGTTCTCGCTCGCCTCGCTCCCGCTGCCACGGCGGAGACGATCCTCGGACGGGTGCTCGTGGCCCACGCCGAGGACGACCCGGTGGTACCCATCGGCGAGATCGAGTCGTTCGTCGGACGGATGGACGGAGCCCGGCTCATGAGGTTCCAGGAGGGCGGGCACGGGCTAGGCGACGCAGTAGCCCGGGCAGCCGTGATGGAGTCGGCTGTCGAGGTCTTCGCCGGTGGCTCAGCAGAGGGGGCGAGATGGCCGGTCACCGCCGCCTCGTCTACCTGA
- a CDS encoding peptidoglycan DD-metalloendopeptidase family protein, with translation MHATLPGPLRAAPAVCGIVLAALLPLPAQGQPVPPGRTRVGELREEAKRTAQRIDAARAELDAAVTGYEQARTRMAGSAKRLREARETLQVVAAAHDAGQGRIRRRAIALYKGERMQMLDSLLGSDSLDAFIRRMAYLSSVTERDLRLVEGLGEKREELSRARDAVRAEAAAVHAELRVMSGRSGEILDRMRVLQSSLERVKHDLEVELSKWRFPVQAPYSFVDSWGAPRMVGTQYEHAHQGQDIFAPMGTPVVAVVSGTVFNVGTATLGGNKLWLQGDDGHRYYYAHLSGYAPDGAEGRRVDAGTVLGFVGDTGNARGTPPHLHFEMHTAQGPINPYQTLRQAERGWVS, from the coding sequence ATGCACGCCACGCTGCCCGGGCCCCTGCGCGCCGCCCCCGCCGTCTGTGGGATCGTCCTGGCTGCGCTGCTCCCGCTTCCGGCGCAGGGCCAGCCGGTCCCACCCGGGCGGACGCGGGTCGGAGAGCTCCGCGAGGAGGCGAAGCGAACGGCTCAGCGGATCGACGCCGCCCGGGCCGAGCTCGACGCCGCCGTGACCGGGTACGAGCAGGCCCGCACACGCATGGCTGGGTCGGCGAAGCGGCTGCGTGAGGCCCGGGAGACCCTGCAGGTCGTCGCCGCGGCCCACGACGCGGGACAGGGTCGCATCCGACGCCGGGCGATCGCGCTGTACAAGGGAGAGCGGATGCAGATGCTGGACTCCCTGCTCGGCTCCGATTCGCTCGACGCGTTCATCCGACGGATGGCCTACCTCTCGAGCGTGACCGAGCGGGACCTCCGCCTGGTCGAGGGTCTGGGTGAGAAGCGCGAGGAGCTGTCGCGGGCGCGGGACGCGGTGCGGGCGGAGGCGGCGGCGGTCCACGCCGAGCTGAGGGTGATGTCCGGACGCTCGGGAGAGATCCTCGACCGGATGCGGGTGCTGCAGTCCTCGCTGGAGCGCGTGAAGCACGATCTGGAGGTGGAGCTCTCGAAGTGGCGGTTCCCCGTCCAGGCGCCCTACTCGTTCGTGGACTCGTGGGGGGCCCCGAGGATGGTGGGCACCCAGTACGAGCACGCCCATCAGGGTCAGGACATCTTCGCTCCCATGGGGACGCCGGTCGTCGCGGTGGTCTCGGGCACCGTCTTCAACGTGGGGACGGCCACGCTGGGCGGGAACAAGCTGTGGCTGCAGGGCGACGACGGACACCGCTACTACTACGCCCACCTGTCCGGGTACGCGCCGGACGGGGCGGAGGGCAGACGCGTGGACGCCGGCACCGTCCTCGGTTTCGTCGGCGACACCGGGAACGCGCGGGGGACGCCCCCGCACCTGCACTTCGAGATGCACACCGCGCAGGGACCGATCAACCCGTACCAGACCCTGCGCCAGGCGGAACGAGGCTGGGTGTCGTGA
- a CDS encoding PQQ-binding-like beta-propeller repeat protein → MRGRGRIVALCVAATVGSAASAVPARADGVSVPGCAPSAHQGGEWRAYGNDLLNTRSQPAEKTITPQNVGSLVMGRRFTAPQAQPGAGGFHNTPVIADGCMYLATNTGWVFALNADTGDLLWRTHLAGNAASLIGGVITGSVSVGNGLVYVGVSKTNEPYLAALDQQSGRLRWKVVVDETPNSLLVSSPVLYDDSDGPLVFQGFMGSEGTATPRGGYTIHDAVTGEIVAKDYTIADEDYAAGYRGASIWSTAAVDPDTNYIYVGTGNPASKKIEHRHANALLMIDGDRDRGTFGRIVNAFKGNPDQYFPGLHRQPVCDEFGDRIAVVWSQACLQLDLDFGASPNIFTDHLGRKLVGALQKSGVYYALFADNMQLAWSTVVGGPGVPLNSSSTAVAGGRVFVPAQPPSQLWALQVGDGRYDWVQPIADVVHYQSVSEANGVVYTVDLFGNLLGFDAVTGLPVLRRPVSLDVGSFKTDGGNSSGIAIARNALYVVVSDSVLVYKLP, encoded by the coding sequence ATGAGGGGGAGGGGGCGCATCGTTGCGCTCTGTGTCGCCGCGACGGTCGGGTCGGCCGCATCGGCGGTCCCGGCTCGGGCCGACGGGGTGTCCGTGCCCGGGTGCGCACCGTCGGCCCATCAGGGCGGCGAGTGGCGTGCGTACGGGAACGATCTCCTGAACACCCGCAGCCAGCCGGCTGAGAAGACGATCACGCCTCAGAACGTCGGATCCCTCGTCATGGGCCGGCGGTTCACGGCTCCCCAGGCGCAGCCGGGAGCGGGCGGGTTCCACAACACCCCGGTGATCGCCGACGGGTGCATGTACCTGGCGACGAACACCGGCTGGGTCTTCGCCCTCAACGCCGACACGGGAGACCTGCTCTGGCGCACGCACCTGGCCGGGAACGCGGCCAGCCTCATCGGCGGAGTCATCACCGGTTCCGTCTCGGTCGGCAACGGCCTCGTCTACGTGGGGGTCAGCAAGACGAACGAGCCCTACCTCGCCGCCCTGGACCAGCAGTCCGGACGGCTGCGATGGAAGGTGGTCGTCGACGAGACCCCGAACTCCCTACTGGTCTCGAGCCCGGTCCTCTACGACGACTCGGACGGCCCGCTCGTCTTCCAGGGCTTCATGGGCAGCGAGGGGACGGCGACCCCGCGCGGTGGTTACACGATCCACGACGCCGTGACCGGGGAGATCGTGGCGAAGGACTACACGATCGCGGACGAGGACTACGCGGCCGGTTACCGCGGCGCGTCCATCTGGTCGACGGCGGCCGTTGACCCGGACACGAACTACATCTACGTGGGGACGGGGAACCCGGCGAGCAAGAAGATCGAGCATCGACACGCGAACGCGCTGCTGATGATCGACGGGGACCGCGACCGCGGGACGTTCGGACGGATCGTCAACGCCTTCAAGGGCAACCCGGACCAGTACTTCCCGGGCCTCCACCGCCAGCCCGTCTGCGATGAGTTCGGTGACCGCATCGCGGTCGTCTGGAGCCAGGCGTGCCTGCAGCTCGACCTCGACTTCGGGGCCAGCCCGAACATCTTCACCGACCACCTCGGACGCAAGCTCGTCGGAGCGCTGCAGAAGTCTGGCGTGTACTACGCCCTCTTCGCGGACAACATGCAGCTCGCCTGGAGCACAGTGGTCGGGGGCCCCGGGGTGCCGCTCAACTCCTCTTCCACCGCGGTGGCGGGGGGCCGGGTCTTCGTCCCCGCTCAGCCGCCGAGCCAGCTCTGGGCTCTGCAGGTGGGAGACGGGCGCTACGACTGGGTGCAGCCCATAGCCGATGTCGTCCACTACCAGTCGGTCTCGGAGGCCAACGGGGTCGTGTACACGGTCGACCTCTTCGGCAACCTGCTCGGGTTCGACGCGGTGACCGGGCTCCCGGTGCTCCGCCGGCCCGTCTCGTTGGACGTCGGATCGTTCAAGACGGACGGCGGCAACAGCTCCGGCATCGCCATCGCGCGGAACGCGCTCTACGTCGTCGTCTCGGATTCGGTGCTCGTCTACAAGCTCCCTTAG
- a CDS encoding alanine--glyoxylate aminotransferase family protein: MTERLLLGPGPSNAAPEVLASLSDPLVGHMDPAFLDTLDRVSSMLREVMRTSNRLTFAVSATGSGGMEAAIVNLVEPGDTAIVCVNGVFGSRMTEVAARAGARVVTVEAPWGSPVDPQAVASALDSHPDARLVGIVHAETSTGTRSDVQAVAAAVSGRALLVVDAVTSLGGMPLEVDGWGIDVCYSGTQKCLSVPPGLAPITFSDRAIERVRSRTSPVRSWYLDVTMLERYWGSDRVYHHTAPISMVNALEAGLRLVLDEGLEARWDRHRRVASELGEALEARGFTYVPHPDHRLPMLHCVRVPDGFDEAAERKRLLTEHGIEVGGGLGAFAGTCWRIGLMGHNARTGSVTRLLDALDRALV, translated from the coding sequence GTGACGGAGCGCCTGCTCCTCGGCCCCGGACCGTCCAACGCCGCCCCCGAGGTGCTGGCGTCGCTCTCCGACCCGCTCGTCGGCCACATGGACCCGGCCTTCCTCGACACGCTCGACCGCGTCTCCTCGATGTTGCGGGAGGTGATGCGCACCAGCAACCGGCTGACCTTCGCCGTATCCGCCACCGGGAGCGGAGGGATGGAGGCGGCGATCGTGAACCTCGTGGAGCCGGGGGACACGGCGATCGTCTGCGTCAACGGGGTCTTCGGCTCCCGGATGACCGAGGTCGCGGCCAGGGCGGGCGCACGCGTCGTGACGGTGGAAGCGCCCTGGGGGTCCCCGGTCGACCCGCAGGCGGTGGCGTCCGCCCTCGACTCCCATCCGGACGCCCGCCTCGTCGGGATCGTCCATGCCGAGACCTCGACCGGGACCCGTTCCGATGTGCAGGCCGTCGCGGCCGCCGTGTCCGGGCGCGCCCTGCTCGTGGTGGACGCGGTCACATCGCTCGGGGGGATGCCGCTCGAGGTGGACGGTTGGGGGATCGACGTGTGCTACTCGGGCACCCAGAAGTGCCTATCGGTGCCCCCCGGGCTAGCGCCGATCACCTTCTCGGATCGGGCGATCGAGCGCGTGCGGTCCCGGACGAGCCCCGTGCGGTCCTGGTACCTCGACGTCACGATGCTCGAGCGCTACTGGGGGTCGGACCGTGTCTACCACCACACGGCCCCCATCTCGATGGTGAACGCGCTCGAGGCTGGGCTGCGTCTCGTGCTGGACGAGGGGCTCGAGGCGCGCTGGGACCGCCACCGCCGGGTCGCTTCGGAGCTGGGGGAGGCGCTCGAGGCGCGCGGTTTCACCTACGTGCCGCACCCGGACCACCGGCTCCCGATGCTGCATTGCGTCCGGGTTCCGGACGGGTTCGACGAAGCGGCCGAGCGCAAGAGGCTCCTCACCGAACACGGCATCGAGGTCGGCGGGGGGCTGGGCGCGTTCGCCGGCACGTGCTGGCGGATCGGCCTCATGGGACACAACGCGCGGACGGGGTCGGTCACCCGGCTGCTGGACGCGCTCGACCGCGCGCTCGTCTGA
- a CDS encoding metal-dependent transcriptional regulator, with protein sequence MSDSITSTVEAYLEAIFELDEIGERVTQARLARWFQVSPPATSEVVHRIQKLELLELTDDRSIVLTEEGRKLAETMAGRHRTIERYLVDVMGVPWYLADEETRKIEPGVSELVFERMRAQLGDANRCPHGNPIPGAPAVAAVELLSMDEVEPGSTMRIDRIREDLELDLDMLRYLQDHDLLPGREITVADRDPEGAVTVRREDHVVAVGPSIASHVLCAPA encoded by the coding sequence ATGTCCGACAGCATCACCAGCACGGTCGAGGCGTACCTGGAGGCCATCTTCGAGCTCGACGAGATCGGAGAGAGGGTCACGCAGGCGCGCCTGGCCCGTTGGTTCCAGGTGTCTCCCCCCGCTACCTCCGAGGTCGTCCACCGGATCCAGAAGCTCGAGCTCCTCGAGCTGACCGATGACCGGTCCATCGTCCTGACCGAGGAGGGTCGGAAGCTCGCCGAGACGATGGCCGGACGCCACCGGACCATCGAGCGGTACCTCGTCGACGTCATGGGGGTCCCCTGGTACCTGGCCGACGAGGAGACGCGGAAGATCGAGCCCGGGGTGTCCGAGCTCGTGTTCGAGCGGATGCGCGCGCAGCTCGGTGACGCGAACCGGTGTCCGCACGGCAACCCGATCCCGGGAGCCCCGGCCGTGGCCGCCGTGGAGCTCCTATCGATGGACGAGGTGGAGCCGGGCTCCACGATGCGGATCGACCGGATCCGGGAGGACCTCGAGCTCGACCTGGACATGTTGCGCTACCTGCAGGATCACGACCTGCTCCCGGGGCGGGAGATCACCGTGGCGGACCGCGACCCGGAGGGCGCGGTGACCGTCCGGCGCGAGGACCACGTCGTGGCCGTGGGTCCGTCGATCGCCTCTCACGTCCTCTGCGCGCCCGCGTGA
- a CDS encoding methylated-DNA--[protein]-cysteine S-methyltransferase produces MDTIFWDLIDSPIGRLLAGRTDAGVCLLSFGWEPFDGVHDPDALTDVREQLGEYFAGERTSFDLPLDLSLATGFTRRVLAETARIPYGEVRTYGQVAEAIGAPRAARAVGGALNRNPVGIVVPCHRVVGSSGSLVGFGGGLHRKERLLELEGALATA; encoded by the coding sequence ATGGACACGATCTTCTGGGACCTGATCGACTCCCCCATAGGCCGGCTGCTGGCAGGCCGGACCGACGCCGGGGTGTGCCTGCTCAGCTTCGGCTGGGAGCCGTTCGACGGGGTGCACGACCCCGACGCGCTGACCGACGTCCGCGAGCAGCTCGGCGAGTACTTCGCCGGAGAGCGGACCAGCTTCGACCTGCCGCTCGATCTCAGCCTGGCGACCGGGTTCACCCGCCGCGTCCTCGCCGAGACCGCGCGCATACCGTACGGCGAGGTCCGGACGTACGGGCAGGTGGCCGAGGCCATCGGGGCGCCCAGGGCGGCCCGGGCGGTGGGCGGGGCGCTCAACCGGAACCCGGTCGGGATCGTCGTCCCCTGCCACCGGGTGGTGGGCTCCTCCGGCTCCCTCGTGGGGTTCGGGGGAGGGCTCCATCGCAAGGAGAGGCTGCTCGAGCTGGAGGGGGCGCTCGCGACGGCCTGA
- the panB gene encoding 3-methyl-2-oxobutanoate hydroxymethyltransferase — protein MTVSIHDLRAWRSRGERFSMVTAYDALSARICDEAQIPVLLVGDSLAQVLLGYETTLPVTMEEMLHHARAVARGARNALLVGDMPFGSYNGSREEAVRNASAFLKVGMHSVKLEGAGHRVELVRELVQGGIPVMGHLGLTPQFVNQFGGYRVQGRGDAGDALVRDAHALQEAGVFALVLECVPAELGSRVTSELDVPTIGIGAGPGTDGQVLVLQDLLGLTPGPSPRFVKRYADLASDMTSALQRFAKEVSEGAYPSDEHTYS, from the coding sequence ATGACTGTTTCGATCCACGACCTCCGCGCATGGCGATCGCGCGGCGAGAGGTTCTCGATGGTGACGGCGTACGATGCGCTGTCCGCCCGCATCTGCGACGAGGCGCAGATCCCGGTGCTGTTGGTCGGCGACTCGCTCGCGCAGGTCCTGCTCGGGTACGAGACGACCCTGCCCGTGACCATGGAGGAGATGCTCCACCACGCGCGAGCGGTCGCGCGCGGCGCGCGCAACGCACTGCTGGTGGGCGACATGCCGTTCGGTAGCTACAACGGCTCCCGCGAGGAAGCCGTACGGAACGCCAGCGCTTTCCTGAAGGTCGGGATGCACTCGGTGAAGCTGGAGGGAGCCGGACACCGGGTGGAGCTGGTCCGGGAGCTGGTCCAGGGCGGGATCCCCGTGATGGGACACCTCGGTCTGACCCCCCAGTTCGTCAACCAGTTCGGCGGGTACCGGGTCCAGGGACGGGGCGATGCGGGAGACGCGCTCGTGCGGGACGCCCACGCGCTCCAGGAAGCCGGAGTCTTCGCCCTGGTGCTGGAGTGCGTCCCGGCGGAGCTCGGCTCCCGAGTGACCAGCGAGCTGGACGTGCCCACCATCGGGATCGGCGCCGGTCCGGGGACGGACGGACAGGTCCTCGTCCTCCAGGACCTCCTGGGCCTTACGCCCGGACCCTCGCCCCGCTTCGTGAAGCGCTACGCCGATCTCGCCTCGGACATGACGTCCGCCCTGCAGCGTTTCGCGAAGGAGGTGTCGGAGGGCGCGTACCCCTCCGACGAGCACACCTACTCCTGA
- a CDS encoding PIG-L deacetylase family protein, with protein sequence MTRVLVVAAHPDDIEFTAAGSVARWVADGASVTYAIVTDGSTGTEDPDLAGERLAALRREEALAAAELVGVSDVEFLGYRDGYVEPTLDLRRDIARVFRRVRPHRLLAMDPVPLPGGWFVNHPDHRAVGQATLDITVTAGTTVGHFPEMAAQGLAPWRGLQEILVMGPGGGEHAVDISSTIELKLKALLCHRSQLGEDVAERMRAAAAFNGRTHGFAYAELFHRIVPLGVEPSDVQE encoded by the coding sequence GTGACGAGGGTCCTGGTGGTGGCCGCCCACCCCGACGACATCGAGTTCACCGCAGCCGGGTCGGTGGCTCGGTGGGTGGCGGATGGAGCCAGCGTCACGTACGCGATCGTGACTGACGGTTCGACCGGCACGGAGGATCCGGACCTCGCCGGTGAGCGCCTGGCCGCCCTGAGGCGCGAGGAGGCCCTGGCGGCGGCGGAGTTGGTCGGGGTCAGCGACGTCGAGTTCCTGGGGTACCGGGACGGGTACGTCGAGCCGACGCTCGACCTGCGACGCGACATCGCCCGGGTCTTCCGCCGCGTCCGACCGCACCGGCTGCTCGCGATGGACCCCGTCCCGCTCCCAGGTGGGTGGTTCGTGAACCACCCGGACCACCGAGCCGTCGGTCAGGCCACGCTCGACATCACGGTGACGGCCGGGACCACGGTCGGGCACTTCCCGGAGATGGCGGCCCAGGGTCTGGCGCCGTGGCGCGGCCTGCAGGAGATCCTCGTGATGGGGCCGGGGGGCGGCGAGCACGCCGTCGACATCTCCTCGACCATCGAACTGAAGCTGAAGGCGCTCCTATGTCACAGGTCGCAGCTCGGCGAGGACGTGGCGGAGCGCATGCGGGCGGCGGCCGCCTTCAACGGGCGCACGCACGGGTTCGCCTACGCCGAGCTCTTCCACCGGATAGTCCCGCTAGGGGTGGAGCCCTCCGACGTTCAGGAGTAG
- a CDS encoding (Fe-S)-binding protein, with amino-acid sequence MTPGLGRRLMLSAVKRRWRLTAVSLPLWFAQKVRLTGVLPRRVRAIPRLRLAHLLNRMSTNYVPAEGVPERQVVLFTGCVTDAWWRDVHWATIAVLSRLGWRVRVPYGQVCCGAIHSRAGRRGQARKLAARNILPLEQFEGSIVIDASRCAQWVKGYGQLLDDRERPVAVAGRAADVAELITPDDVRALDPRPPDGLRRVALHDPTGGAVRARSLLQAAGYELIEGGHVGADAVAVDDPGFELAVSVEPGVPPVYHLMQLLALAARR; translated from the coding sequence GTGACCCCCGGTCTCGGCCGGCGCCTGATGCTCTCGGCCGTGAAGCGCCGATGGCGCCTGACGGCCGTCTCCCTCCCCCTGTGGTTCGCGCAGAAGGTGAGGCTGACCGGGGTTCTCCCGCGGCGGGTACGGGCCATCCCGCGCCTGCGTCTGGCCCACCTGCTGAACCGGATGTCCACGAACTACGTACCGGCCGAGGGGGTGCCGGAGCGACAGGTGGTGCTCTTCACCGGCTGCGTGACGGACGCCTGGTGGCGCGATGTCCACTGGGCGACGATCGCCGTGCTCTCTCGTCTGGGGTGGCGGGTCCGCGTCCCCTACGGTCAGGTCTGCTGCGGCGCGATCCACTCCCGTGCCGGCCGGCGCGGACAGGCCCGGAAGCTGGCGGCGCGCAACATCCTGCCGCTGGAACAGTTCGAAGGAAGCATCGTCATCGACGCGTCCCGGTGCGCCCAGTGGGTGAAGGGCTACGGCCAGCTGCTGGACGACCGGGAGCGGCCCGTCGCGGTGGCCGGCCGCGCCGCGGACGTCGCGGAGCTGATCACGCCGGACGACGTCCGGGCGCTCGACCCTCGCCCGCCGGACGGCCTACGCCGTGTCGCGTTGCACGACCCCACCGGGGGGGCGGTCCGGGCGCGCTCGCTGTTGCAGGCGGCCGGGTACGAGCTGATCGAGGGGGGTCACGTGGGGGCCGACGCGGTCGCCGTCGACGATCCCGGGTTCGAGCTGGCGGTCTCGGTGGAGCCGGGCGTCCCGCCCGTGTACCACCTCATGCAGCTGCTCGCGCTGGCCGCGCGCCGGTAG
- a CDS encoding ATP-binding protein yields MRRIAIVGSFSTGKTTLATEVAPALDLPLLPEVAREIAALGFKLDKDATVETETLIFLRQWYAEMTHPEFVADRSMLDALAYAGWVLEHQERRKEFALWDACLDIATHHLRSNYSHVFYLPVEFPIVADGLRPMDPDFQTDIDKRIVGLLDSHSIPYETLTGTVQQRMEALLGSVTRR; encoded by the coding sequence ATGAGACGCATCGCGATAGTCGGGTCGTTCTCTACCGGGAAGACGACGCTGGCCACCGAGGTGGCTCCCGCCCTCGACCTCCCCCTGCTTCCCGAGGTGGCCCGGGAGATCGCGGCGCTCGGGTTCAAGCTCGACAAGGACGCCACGGTCGAGACGGAGACGCTGATCTTCCTGCGCCAGTGGTACGCGGAGATGACGCACCCCGAGTTCGTCGCCGACCGCTCCATGCTGGACGCCCTCGCCTACGCGGGATGGGTCCTCGAGCACCAGGAGCGTCGCAAGGAGTTCGCCCTGTGGGATGCGTGCCTGGACATCGCCACCCACCACCTGCGCAGCAACTACAGCCACGTCTTCTACCTGCCGGTCGAGTTCCCCATCGTCGCGGACGGGCTGCGCCCGATGGACCCTGACTTCCAGACAGACATCGACAAGCGCATCGTCGGCCTCCTGGACAGTCACTCGATCCCTTACGAGACCCTCACCGGGACCGTGCAGCAGCGCATGGAGGCGCTGCTAGGATCGGTGACGAGGAGGTAG